Proteins from one Mycobacterium adipatum genomic window:
- a CDS encoding sensor histidine kinase: protein MDLNDRLYRALGLPKRILSLRSIVVAAALGVVTTVIIIGTWVWIGITNEQYSQLDRRLDSISSLGDVSSLLSTAMKDDADAPEADPDLVRTARIGGATVSIPADVVLPEFPDGFATTTINGTEYRVRTFTAGQASIALGATLTDTERQIDNQHRRVLLISGGVIGGTLVVGWVISAVMITPFRRLAQQARAINAQSNPDEVNVRGVWEASEIGEAVEGMLARIGDEQQRTKAALESARDFAAVASHELRTPLTAMRTNLEVLATLDMPEEQRAEVLGDVIRTQSRIEATLSALERLAQGQLSTSDDHAPVDLTELLDRAAHDAMRVYPDLDVSLVPAPTVLILGLAAGLRLAVDNAIANAVKHGDATRVQLSAVSSREGVEIAIDDDGCGIPEEERTKVFERFSRGSTASHSGSGLGLALVAQQAELHGGTASLEASPLGGTRLLLKLPGPH, encoded by the coding sequence GTGGATCTGAACGACCGGCTCTACCGCGCGCTGGGCCTGCCCAAGCGCATCCTGTCCCTGCGCTCGATCGTGGTGGCCGCCGCCCTCGGGGTGGTCACCACCGTCATCATCATCGGCACCTGGGTGTGGATCGGTATTACCAACGAGCAATACAGCCAGTTGGACCGGCGGCTGGACTCGATCAGCAGCCTGGGCGATGTCAGCTCCCTACTCAGCACCGCCATGAAGGATGACGCCGACGCCCCGGAGGCCGATCCCGACCTGGTGCGCACCGCACGCATCGGCGGTGCCACCGTGTCGATACCCGCCGACGTCGTGCTGCCGGAATTCCCGGACGGATTCGCCACCACCACCATCAACGGCACCGAATACCGGGTCCGGACGTTCACCGCCGGCCAGGCCTCCATCGCGCTGGGCGCGACCCTGACCGACACCGAACGACAGATCGACAACCAGCACCGCCGGGTGCTGCTCATCAGCGGCGGCGTCATCGGCGGCACCCTGGTGGTCGGCTGGGTGATCTCGGCGGTCATGATCACGCCGTTCCGCCGACTGGCCCAGCAGGCCCGCGCCATCAACGCGCAGTCCAACCCGGACGAGGTCAATGTGCGCGGGGTGTGGGAGGCCAGCGAGATCGGCGAGGCGGTGGAGGGCATGCTGGCCCGCATCGGCGATGAGCAACAGCGCACCAAGGCCGCCCTGGAATCGGCCCGCGATTTCGCCGCGGTCGCCTCCCATGAACTGCGCACCCCGCTGACCGCGATGCGCACCAACCTCGAGGTGCTGGCGACCCTCGACATGCCCGAGGAGCAGCGCGCCGAGGTGCTCGGCGATGTGATCCGCACCCAGTCCCGCATCGAGGCCACCCTGTCGGCGCTGGAGCGGCTCGCCCAGGGCCAACTGTCCACCTCCGACGACCATGCGCCGGTCGACCTCACCGAACTGCTGGACCGTGCCGCCCATGACGCCATGCGGGTGTATCCCGACCTTGACGTCTCGCTGGTGCCGGCCCCGACGGTGCTGATCCTCGGTCTGGCCGCCGGGTTGCGGCTGGCGGTCGACAACGCGATCGCCAACGCGGTCAAGCACGGTGACGCCACCCGTGTGCAGCTGTCGGCGGTCAGTTCGCGTGAAGGTGTCGAGATCGCCATCGACGACGACGGCTGCGGCATCCCCGAGGAGGAGCGCACCAAGGTGTTCGAGCGGTTCTCGCGTGGTTCGACGGCCTCGCACTCCGGCTCGGGACTCGGCCTGGCCCTGGTGGCGCAGCAGGCCGAGTTGCACGGTGGCACCGCATCGTTGGAGGCCAGCCCGCTGGGCGGCACCCGACTGTTACTGAAGCTGCCCGGCCCACATTAG
- a CDS encoding FKBP-type peptidyl-prolyl cis-trans isomerase — protein sequence MATKPEIEFPDGPAPTELVIEDVTVGDGAEAVPGGTVQVHYVGVEYDTGEEFDSSWNRGEAISFPLRGLIQGWQDGIPGMKVGGRRKLTIPPELAYGPAGGGHQLSGKTLIFVIDLLAAR from the coding sequence GTGGCAACGAAACCCGAGATTGAATTTCCCGATGGCCCCGCACCCACCGAACTCGTCATCGAGGACGTGACGGTCGGCGACGGCGCCGAGGCGGTGCCGGGCGGCACCGTGCAGGTGCACTATGTGGGGGTCGAGTACGACACCGGCGAAGAGTTCGACAGTTCGTGGAACCGGGGCGAGGCCATCTCGTTCCCCCTGCGCGGCCTCATTCAGGGCTGGCAGGACGGTATCCCCGGCATGAAGGTCGGTGGCCGGCGCAAGCTCACCATCCCGCCGGAGCTCGCCTACGGTCCCGCCGGTGGCGGACACCAACTGTCCGGCAAGACGCTGATATTCGTGATCGACCTGCTGGCCGCTCGCTGA
- a CDS encoding OmpA family protein codes for MATSEPGASRLYRRPPGAGWLVALIVVPLALALLGTGGWNQPADSLPLTGVSARATPVATDAARSTVLMAPLSLQRSGNDVVLSGQVPDELSRTFALDRARTLLPGSNVIDLLTVIGGITATDLAGLDPVLTAAAPLPDFGFSINGASIVLTGTAPSEEIANRVQAAVQTAWPDLEVVDDIAVITPGVAPPAPPGPGVTSECADLQQNISGLLRTPIPFEADGSQVAPASAPLINELVRELRACPAAKISIIGHTDDTGTEADNVEVSTNQAKAVANAFIRQGVAADRITSTGVGAAAPIASNDTESGRAANRRIEIRVS; via the coding sequence ATGGCGACGTCCGAGCCCGGCGCGAGCCGCCTTTACCGGCGTCCGCCGGGCGCGGGCTGGCTGGTGGCCCTCATCGTGGTGCCGCTGGCGCTGGCCCTACTCGGGACGGGCGGGTGGAATCAGCCCGCGGACTCGCTGCCGCTCACCGGAGTCAGTGCCCGGGCCACCCCGGTCGCCACAGATGCCGCACGCAGCACGGTGCTGATGGCGCCGTTGTCGTTGCAGCGCAGCGGCAATGACGTTGTCCTGAGTGGTCAGGTGCCCGACGAATTGTCCCGCACGTTTGCACTGGACCGCGCCCGCACGCTGCTGCCGGGATCGAATGTGATAGACCTGCTCACCGTCATCGGCGGTATCACCGCGACCGACCTGGCCGGTCTGGATCCGGTGCTGACCGCCGCTGCGCCGCTGCCGGACTTCGGATTCAGCATCAACGGAGCCAGCATCGTCCTGACGGGAACGGCCCCGTCCGAGGAGATCGCGAACCGGGTGCAGGCCGCCGTCCAGACCGCGTGGCCGGACCTTGAGGTGGTGGACGACATCGCGGTCATCACCCCCGGAGTCGCGCCGCCGGCGCCGCCGGGCCCGGGTGTGACCAGTGAGTGTGCCGATCTGCAGCAGAACATCTCGGGTCTGCTGCGCACGCCGATCCCGTTCGAGGCCGACGGATCGCAGGTGGCGCCGGCCTCGGCGCCGCTGATCAACGAGCTGGTTCGGGAACTGCGCGCATGCCCGGCGGCGAAGATATCGATCATCGGGCACACCGATGACACCGGGACCGAGGCCGACAATGTCGAAGTGAGCACCAATCAGGCCAAAGCCGTTGCCAACGCCTTCATTCGGCAGGGGGTGGCGGCCGACCGGATCACCTCCACCGGAGTCGGCGCGGCCGCGCCGATCGCGAGCAATGACACCGAATCGGGCCGGGCGGCCAACCGGCGCATCGAGATCAGGGTCAGCTAG
- a CDS encoding response regulator transcription factor produces the protein MPPLLRPRDTDALRAELRRVAVEAGVPVLFGGEVAGDALLLSEFVGTRTGLLRGLVVRSRSGLGGASMVAGRPLSVSDYRNASTITHDYDAPVLSEGIRSVLAVPVIVDGVPRAMLYGAYRSGAPFGGRAADLMVDAGRRLVDELRIRDEVDRRLRLREAQQTGTANPETIREVYAGLRSLAARAEGDTGAELQRLADLLSAPQMDAAHLTPREVDVLAQIALGCTNAEAAERLSLKPETVKSYLRSAANKLGTRTRHEAVSRARRARLIP, from the coding sequence GTGCCACCGCTGCTGCGCCCCCGCGATACCGACGCCCTGCGCGCCGAGTTGCGCCGGGTCGCGGTCGAGGCCGGGGTTCCGGTGCTGTTCGGTGGTGAGGTCGCCGGTGACGCGCTGCTACTGAGCGAGTTCGTCGGAACCCGCACCGGGCTGCTGCGCGGCCTGGTGGTGCGGTCGCGGTCCGGGCTGGGCGGGGCCAGCATGGTCGCGGGCCGGCCGCTGTCGGTGTCCGACTACCGCAATGCCTCGACCATCACCCACGACTACGACGCCCCGGTGCTCTCGGAGGGCATCCGTTCGGTGCTTGCCGTGCCGGTGATCGTGGACGGCGTGCCGCGGGCGATGCTCTACGGCGCGTATCGGTCCGGGGCGCCGTTCGGGGGGCGGGCGGCCGATCTGATGGTCGACGCCGGCCGCCGGCTGGTCGACGAGCTGCGTATCCGCGATGAGGTGGACCGCCGGCTGCGGCTGCGCGAGGCGCAGCAGACGGGCACGGCCAACCCGGAGACCATCCGCGAGGTGTATGCCGGTCTGCGCAGTCTGGCCGCACGCGCCGAGGGTGATACCGGCGCCGAACTGCAGCGCCTCGCCGACCTGCTCTCGGCACCCCAGATGGACGCCGCGCACCTGACACCCCGCGAGGTCGACGTGCTGGCACAGATCGCGCTGGGCTGCACCAATGCCGAGGCCGCCGAGAGGCTTTCCCTGAAGCCCGAGACGGTCAAGAGCTATTTGCGCAGCGCGGCAAACAAACTGGGCACCCGGACCCGGCACGAGGCGGTGTCGCGGGCACGCCGGGCACGGTTGATCCCCTAG
- a CDS encoding ABC transporter ATP-binding protein encodes MSGLRSVPAIAPPPRRIRSSSDILRLLPYLKPYRVRWIAMVVAAFVSLGATVSVPLLTKAVIDGPVREKDAAGLWTLGLAAVALLVTEAVLWFIRRWLVARATMGVEADIRKDLYARLQVLPMSFHGNWQSGQLLSRVMNDLSAIRQFLSFGLLFLMLNVVQIIVVTSILLAMYWPLGVVVVVAIVPITLTILHFQRQFTLLSRQSQDQAGNVATHVEESALGLRVIKSFGREEHAYRGFDERATDLFDTEVRKVGVSAKFWTLLEVIPNITLIIVLGFGAYATGHGVISMGTLVAFITMMLSLVWPIASLGFLLSMTQESMTAANRVAEIFDEPRTISDGPHHDPPRGGRLELIDVGFRFPDSDSWALRHVNLTVESGETVALVGATGSGKSVLAALLSRLHDVSEGAILVDGTDIRELSLPALRHTVATAFEDPTLFSMSVAENLRLGNPEATDEDLARGINVASAGFVYDLPFGLDTRIGEQGMSLSGGQRQRLSLARAIIAEPRILVLDDTLSALDVHTEAEVTEALGRVLRDVTGIVVAHRASTVLLADRVALLENGTVTRVGTHAELLADAPEYRYLLAADDELAGVEP; translated from the coding sequence GTGTCAGGTTTGCGATCGGTGCCGGCGATCGCGCCACCACCGCGGCGCATCCGATCGTCCTCGGACATCCTGCGATTGCTGCCGTACCTCAAGCCCTATCGGGTCCGCTGGATCGCGATGGTGGTGGCGGCCTTCGTCAGCCTGGGCGCCACCGTGTCCGTGCCGCTGCTCACCAAGGCCGTCATCGACGGGCCGGTACGCGAGAAGGATGCCGCGGGCCTGTGGACGCTCGGGTTGGCCGCCGTCGCGCTGCTGGTCACCGAGGCCGTGCTGTGGTTCATCCGGCGCTGGCTGGTGGCCCGCGCGACGATGGGCGTCGAGGCCGATATCCGCAAGGACCTCTACGCACGGTTGCAGGTGCTGCCGATGTCCTTCCACGGCAACTGGCAGTCGGGCCAGCTGTTGAGCCGGGTGATGAACGACCTGAGCGCCATCCGGCAGTTCCTGTCCTTCGGGCTGCTGTTTTTGATGCTCAACGTCGTGCAGATCATCGTGGTGACGAGCATCCTGCTGGCGATGTACTGGCCGCTGGGTGTGGTCGTGGTGGTGGCCATTGTGCCGATCACGCTGACCATCCTGCATTTCCAGCGGCAGTTCACCCTGCTGTCCCGGCAGTCCCAGGACCAGGCCGGCAATGTCGCCACCCACGTCGAGGAGTCCGCGCTCGGGCTGCGGGTGATCAAGTCCTTCGGTCGCGAGGAGCACGCCTACCGCGGTTTCGACGAGCGGGCCACCGATCTGTTCGACACCGAGGTGCGCAAGGTGGGGGTCTCCGCCAAGTTCTGGACGCTGCTGGAGGTCATCCCCAACATCACCCTGATCATCGTGCTCGGCTTCGGCGCGTACGCGACCGGTCACGGAGTCATCAGCATGGGCACCCTGGTCGCGTTCATCACCATGATGCTGTCGCTGGTGTGGCCGATCGCCTCCCTGGGTTTCCTGCTGTCGATGACGCAGGAATCGATGACGGCGGCCAACCGGGTCGCCGAGATCTTCGACGAGCCCCGCACGATCAGCGACGGGCCGCACCATGACCCGCCCCGTGGTGGCCGGCTGGAACTCATCGACGTCGGGTTCCGGTTCCCGGACTCGGACAGTTGGGCCCTGCGGCACGTGAACCTGACCGTGGAGTCCGGGGAGACGGTCGCGTTGGTCGGCGCCACCGGGTCGGGGAAATCCGTGCTCGCCGCCCTGTTGTCGCGGCTGCATGATGTCAGCGAGGGCGCGATCCTGGTCGACGGCACCGATATCCGCGAGCTGTCGCTGCCCGCGCTGCGCCACACGGTAGCCACCGCGTTCGAGGACCCGACGCTGTTCTCCATGTCGGTCGCCGAGAACCTGCGCCTGGGCAACCCGGAGGCCACCGATGAGGATCTGGCTCGCGGCATAAATGTCGCTTCGGCTGGATTTGTGTATGACCTGCCGTTCGGGCTGGACACCCGCATCGGTGAGCAGGGCATGAGCCTGTCCGGCGGTCAACGGCAACGTCTTTCGCTGGCCCGCGCCATCATTGCCGAGCCGCGGATCCTGGTGCTCGACGACACGCTGTCGGCGCTGGACGTGCACACCGAGGCCGAGGTCACCGAGGCGCTGGGCCGGGTGTTGCGCGATGTCACCGGCATCGTGGTGGCCCACCGTGCCTCGACGGTGCTGCTCGCCGACCGGGTCGCGCTGCTGGAGAACGGGACCGTGACCCGGGTCGGCACGCACGCCGAACTGCTGGCCGACGCGCCGGAGTACCGGTATCTGCTGGCCGCCGACGACGAGCTCGCCGGGGTCGAACCATGA
- a CDS encoding nitrilase-related carbon-nitrogen hydrolase, with the protein MRSLRVSSVALPIEFGDETSNFAAARAALQRAEPGLIVLPELATSGYVFGDLDEACALSMTVDDPRLTGLADVVPDGVVAVIGFCERAGEQLFNSALVFDRTGTLGCYRKAHLWDEEYRFFSLGAEAGTLMDTPIGRLGVAICYDIEFPEVPRRLALAGAEVLALPVNWPLADRPAGEHAPETIQAMAAARASRLPIAIADRHGTERGVTWTGGTAVIDRDGWVVATPDAHGVASAVVRIDASKALGANNDVFADRRPELY; encoded by the coding sequence ATGAGGTCGCTGCGGGTCTCATCGGTCGCGTTGCCGATCGAATTCGGCGACGAGACAAGCAATTTTGCTGCCGCCCGCGCTGCTCTGCAGCGGGCCGAGCCGGGGCTTATCGTTCTTCCGGAGCTGGCCACCAGCGGCTACGTGTTCGGTGACCTCGACGAGGCATGTGCGCTGTCCATGACGGTGGATGATCCGCGGTTGACCGGGCTGGCCGATGTTGTGCCCGACGGTGTGGTGGCGGTGATCGGGTTCTGCGAACGCGCCGGCGAGCAATTGTTCAACTCCGCGCTGGTGTTCGACCGGACCGGCACGCTGGGCTGCTACCGCAAGGCGCACCTGTGGGACGAGGAATATCGGTTCTTCAGTCTCGGTGCCGAAGCGGGCACGCTAATGGACACACCAATCGGCCGGCTCGGCGTCGCGATCTGCTACGACATCGAATTTCCGGAGGTACCACGGCGGTTGGCGCTGGCCGGCGCGGAAGTGCTGGCGCTGCCGGTGAACTGGCCGCTCGCCGATCGCCCGGCCGGCGAGCACGCGCCCGAGACCATCCAGGCGATGGCCGCGGCGCGGGCCTCCCGGCTGCCGATCGCGATCGCCGACCGGCACGGCACCGAGCGCGGGGTGACATGGACCGGCGGGACCGCCGTCATCGACCGGGACGGCTGGGTGGTCGCGACGCCCGATGCGCACGGTGTCGCGTCGGCGGTAGTGCGTATCGATGCGAGCAAGGCTCTGGGCGCGAACAACGATGTGTTCGCCGACCGGCGCCCGGAGTTGTACTAG
- a CDS encoding ion transporter: MNSTPSLVARAKALVANPVFDVVMMTVILVNAVVLGMETFASLSSAHHGLFSTVNNVILGIYIVELLVRITACGWNPRTFARDGWNIFDFLVVVASLLPWLRENAMLLRLVRLLRIVRIVRFLPDLRVIVAAVGRSVPGVASLAAGTVLLIYIFGMIGWVLFGAHDPDNYGNIGVAMLTMFLMLTLENLPDNIAMGLEISPWTVVFFVSYAVLASFLIFNLFIGIVLNSMEEARSADRKEHETDDLLARLRAARNALEEAEAELAKTHRR, encoded by the coding sequence GTGAACTCGACTCCGTCCCTGGTGGCGCGGGCCAAGGCGCTGGTGGCCAACCCCGTGTTCGACGTCGTGATGATGACGGTCATCCTCGTCAACGCGGTGGTACTGGGGATGGAGACCTTCGCCTCGCTCTCCAGTGCGCACCACGGCCTGTTCAGCACGGTCAACAACGTCATTCTCGGCATCTACATCGTCGAACTGTTGGTCCGGATCACCGCCTGCGGGTGGAATCCGCGCACGTTCGCACGTGATGGCTGGAACATCTTCGACTTCCTCGTCGTGGTCGCCTCCCTGCTGCCGTGGCTGCGGGAGAACGCGATGCTGCTGCGCCTGGTCCGGCTGCTGCGGATCGTGCGCATCGTGCGTTTCCTGCCCGACCTGCGCGTCATCGTGGCCGCTGTCGGTCGCAGCGTGCCCGGCGTCGCTTCGCTGGCCGCCGGCACGGTGCTGCTGATCTATATCTTCGGGATGATCGGGTGGGTGCTGTTCGGTGCGCACGACCCGGACAACTACGGCAACATCGGGGTCGCGATGCTGACGATGTTCCTGATGCTGACGCTGGAGAACCTGCCCGACAACATCGCGATGGGCCTGGAGATCTCGCCGTGGACGGTGGTGTTCTTCGTCTCCTATGCGGTGCTGGCGAGCTTCCTGATCTTCAACCTCTTCATCGGCATCGTGCTGAACTCGATGGAGGAGGCCCGCTCTGCCGATCGCAAGGAACACGAGACCGACGACCTGTTGGCCAGGTTGCGGGCTGCGCGCAACGCGCTGGAAGAGGCAGAGGCCGAGCTGGCCAAGACTCATCGCAGATAG
- a CDS encoding ABC transporter ATP-binding protein, whose translation MSDGTAGVDTGWRGKAVAADDENLPIDESISRRREARSLLGSLLRPYTSVVAVLAVVVVVENAARLSVPLLVQRGIDHGIPPIVAGGTARELFLILAALCGVVALQATSRMYFLRRSGRIGQEILIELRRRLFRHFQRLDVAFHDRYTSGRVVARSTNDVDAIQDMLATGFDGLITAVLTMFGTAVLLVVLDWRLGLACLCAFPVLVALTWWFRSESSRTYLKVREAAALVIVQFVETMTGIKAVQAYNREPRNQEIFEGVADQYKSINERAFKLLAVFMPAVRLTGNLTTGAVLLYGGYLVLEDQMTLGTLTAFLLYLRIFFEPMQEISQFFNTFQSASAALEKIAGVLAQDPDITDPEHPVRLTDVKGHITFDDVHFSYVPDRPVLPSLTLDIPAGQTVALVGTTGAGKTTIAKLLARFYDPVSGAVTLDGTDLRDVAQADLRTHVVMVTQENFMFEGTIADNIRFGRPSATDAEVREAAIAVGADRFIDALPEGYLTDVAKRGGRLSAGQRQLIAFARAFLADPAVLILDEATSSLDIPSERMVQRALATVLADRTAVVIAHRLSTVQIADRVLVLEHGEVVEDGPPDELIDAGGRFAALHRAWIESLA comes from the coding sequence ATGAGCGACGGGACCGCGGGCGTCGATACCGGCTGGCGGGGTAAGGCCGTCGCCGCCGACGACGAGAACCTGCCCATCGACGAGTCGATCTCCCGTCGCCGGGAGGCCCGCTCCCTGCTGGGCTCGCTGCTGCGGCCGTACACGTCGGTGGTGGCGGTGCTGGCCGTGGTGGTGGTGGTGGAGAACGCGGCTCGGCTGTCGGTGCCGCTGCTGGTGCAACGCGGTATCGACCACGGCATCCCGCCGATCGTGGCCGGCGGCACCGCACGCGAGCTGTTCCTGATCCTGGCGGCGCTGTGTGGTGTGGTGGCGCTGCAGGCCACCAGCCGGATGTACTTCCTGCGCCGGTCCGGCCGGATCGGCCAGGAGATCCTGATCGAGCTGCGCCGCAGGCTGTTCCGCCACTTCCAGCGGCTCGACGTGGCCTTCCACGACCGTTATACCTCGGGCCGGGTGGTGGCCCGCTCGACCAACGACGTCGACGCCATCCAGGACATGCTGGCCACCGGATTCGACGGTCTGATCACGGCGGTGCTGACCATGTTCGGCACCGCGGTGCTGCTGGTCGTGCTGGACTGGCGGCTCGGGCTGGCCTGCCTGTGCGCGTTCCCCGTGCTGGTGGCGCTGACGTGGTGGTTCCGCAGCGAGTCTTCCCGGACGTATCTGAAGGTGCGTGAGGCCGCCGCGCTGGTCATCGTGCAGTTCGTCGAGACCATGACCGGCATCAAGGCGGTGCAGGCCTACAACCGCGAACCGCGCAACCAGGAGATCTTCGAAGGCGTTGCCGACCAGTACAAGTCGATCAACGAGCGGGCGTTCAAACTGCTGGCGGTCTTCATGCCCGCGGTACGGCTGACCGGCAACCTGACCACCGGCGCGGTGCTGCTCTACGGCGGCTATCTGGTGCTCGAAGACCAGATGACCCTGGGCACGCTCACCGCCTTCCTGCTGTACCTGCGCATCTTCTTCGAACCCATGCAGGAGATCTCGCAGTTCTTCAACACCTTCCAGTCCGCGTCGGCGGCGCTGGAGAAGATCGCCGGAGTGCTCGCGCAGGATCCCGACATCACCGATCCCGAACACCCGGTGCGGCTGACGGATGTGAAGGGCCACATCACCTTCGACGATGTGCACTTCTCCTATGTACCGGACCGCCCGGTGCTGCCGTCGCTCACGCTCGACATCCCGGCCGGGCAGACCGTCGCGCTGGTCGGCACCACCGGTGCGGGCAAGACGACCATCGCCAAGCTGCTGGCCCGGTTCTACGACCCGGTCAGCGGGGCGGTCACGTTGGACGGTACCGATCTGCGTGATGTCGCCCAGGCCGATCTGCGCACCCATGTGGTGATGGTGACCCAGGAGAACTTCATGTTCGAGGGCACCATCGCCGACAACATCCGGTTCGGCCGGCCCTCGGCCACCGATGCTGAGGTGCGCGAGGCGGCAATCGCGGTCGGCGCGGACCGATTCATCGACGCCCTGCCCGAGGGGTATCTGACCGACGTGGCCAAGCGCGGCGGCCGGCTGTCCGCGGGGCAGCGCCAGCTCATCGCGTTCGCCCGGGCGTTCCTGGCCGACCCCGCCGTGCTGATCCTCGACGAGGCCACCTCGTCGCTGGACATCCCGAGCGAGCGGATGGTGCAACGCGCCCTGGCCACCGTGCTGGCCGATCGGACCGCCGTGGTGATCGCGCACCGGTTGTCCACGGTGCAGATCGCCGACCGGGTGCTGGTGCTCGAACACGGCGAGGTCGTCGAGGACGGGCCGCCGGATGAGTTGATCGACGCCGGCGGCCGGTTCGCCGCGCTGCACCGCGCGTGGATCGAGTCGCTGGCATGA
- the prrA gene encoding two-component system response regulator PrrA, whose protein sequence is MGGMESGASTSPRVLVVDDDPDVLASLERGLRLSGFEVSTAVDGAEALRSATETRPDAIVLDINMPVLDGVSVVTALRAMDNDVPVCVLSARTSVDDRVAGLEAGADDYLVKPFVLQELVARVKALLRRRGSTATFSSETISVGPLEVDIPGRRARVNGADVDLTKREFDLLAVLAEHKTAVLSRAQLLELVWGYDFAADTNVVDVFIGYLRRKLEAGGAPRLLHTVRGVGFVLRTQ, encoded by the coding sequence ATTGGCGGCATGGAAAGTGGTGCCTCGACCTCGCCTCGGGTCCTCGTCGTCGACGACGACCCCGACGTACTCGCGTCGCTGGAACGTGGTTTGCGGCTGTCGGGCTTCGAGGTATCCACCGCCGTCGACGGCGCCGAAGCCCTGCGCAGCGCCACCGAGACCCGACCGGATGCGATCGTGCTGGACATCAACATGCCGGTGCTCGACGGCGTCAGCGTGGTCACCGCGTTGCGCGCGATGGACAACGATGTCCCGGTCTGCGTGCTCTCTGCGCGCACCAGCGTCGATGACCGGGTGGCCGGCCTGGAAGCCGGAGCCGACGACTACCTGGTGAAACCCTTCGTGCTGCAGGAGCTGGTGGCCCGGGTCAAGGCCCTGCTGCGTCGGCGCGGATCCACCGCGACGTTCTCCTCGGAGACCATCTCGGTCGGCCCGCTGGAGGTCGACATCCCGGGCCGGCGCGCCCGGGTCAACGGCGCCGATGTCGACCTGACCAAGCGCGAGTTCGACCTGCTGGCCGTGCTGGCCGAGCACAAGACCGCGGTGTTGTCCCGCGCGCAGCTGCTCGAACTGGTGTGGGGCTACGACTTCGCCGCGGACACCAACGTGGTGGACGTGTTCATCGGCTACCTGCGCCGCAAGCTCGAAGCGGGCGGGGCACCCCGGCTGCTGCACACCGTGCGCGGCGTGGGCTTCGTCCTGCGAACGCAATAG